One Candidatus Zixiibacteriota bacterium genomic window, GCTCATGAGCAGCTTGACCTTGGCGGCGGAAATGTCGTAGCCGGTGACTTTGAACCCGACCTTGGCCAACTCTACCGACAAAGGCAGACCAACATAACCGAGGCCGACTACGCCGACTCGGGCGTTGCGGTCCCTGATCCGCTTGATCAGTTCGTTGTATTTAGTGGGTGTTTTTTCTGTCTTTGGTTTCCTGGCCATGATTGCCTCTCCTGCCGGTTACCCGGTATGCTTTCCGCGGACCTGGTCACGCCAGTAGTCCAGCGTGTCTTTGAGCGTTGTCTTAAGGGTATATCGACTAACAAAACCAACTTCTTGAACCGCTCGTTCGTTGTTTCCTCGTTGAACTGGTACGTCTACCGGGCGGAATCGTTCCCGATCAATCCTGACTTTAATAGAACGTTGAGAGAGATTCAAGAGCTGTTTCAAAATCGATTCTATTTTAACGGCCTTACCGGAACAGAGCTGATAAACTCGTCCCGGTCGGCCCTTGAGCGCCAAACGGCGATAACCGTCCACAATATCGCGGACATCGGACATATCACGTCTCGGTGACAGGTTGCCCACCCGGATGACCGGTTGCTGCCGATCTGCCTCGATCAACGCCACCTGCCGCGCAAACGCCGCCACTACGAAATCAGCCGACTGGCGCGGCCCGCAATGGGCAAAAGAGCGAGCAATCACCACCGGCAAATCATAGCGGGTATGGTAAAAACGACAAGCCTGTTCCGCCAGCGCTTTCGACAGGGCATAAGGAGAAATCGGATTGAGCGGTTGCTCTTCGGTCAGAGTCAGGCTTTTCGGTTTGAAAATTCCGTAACAGTCGGCCGAGGAGACGAACACGAACGTTTTCAGGCGCCGGTCACGTTTGGCCGCCTGGAGCAGGTTGAGAGTTCCCTCGAAATTTACCCGGTAGACCTGTTGTTCGGTCTCGAACGAACGCCAGACCGAAGCCATCGCGGCCAGATGCCAGATATAATCCGGCCTGATTCGGTCGATTGCCCGCTCGCAACGTTCGGTGTTTTGGATATCAAACCGCAGCAGTTCCAGGTCGGACTTGAGATGGGCGATATTGTCCAGCCGTTCGCGGGGGTGGAGTCCGCCGTAAACGCGGAAGCCCTTACTCAGGAGGAGTTCGGCCAGGTGTGATCCGGCAAAACCGGCAATGCCGGTTATGAATCCGATTGGACGAGATCGTGACATAAGGACGGAGTTTTCGCAAGACGTTCCAGGTCGGCATCGACCATCATTTCTACCAGCTCTTTGAATGACACTTCCGGCTCCCAGCCGAGGACGGTGCGGGCCTTGGAGGCATCACCCAGCAGCAGGTCGACTTCGGCCGGGCGCACGAATCTCGGATCGGTAACAACGTAGTCGTGATAGTCCAGATCGACCCGGCCAAAAGCGGCTTCGACGAACTGTTTGACCGAATGCGTCCGGCCGGTGGAGATAACGAAATCCTCGGCCGGGTTGTGCTGAAGCATCAGCCACATCGCCTTGACATAATCACCGGCGTAGCCCCAGTCGCGTTGGGCGTCGAGGTTACCGAGGGCGAGGTTCTCGGTCAGGCCGAGTTTGATTCGGGCGACACCGTCGGTGATCTTGCGCGTCACGAACTCCAGTCCGCGGCGGGGTGATTCATGGTTGAACAGGATGCCGCTACTGGCCGGGATGCCGTAGCTTTCGCGATAGTTGACCGTGATAAAATGGCCGTAGACTTTGGAGACGCCGTACGGCGAGCGGGGATAAAACGGTGTGTTTTCGTTCTGCGGTGTTTCTCGCACACGACCGAACATTTCGGATGAGGAGGCCTGGTAGAAACGGGTTTTGCGGTTAACCAGGCGGATCGCCTCGAGCAGTCTGGTGGCGCCGATCGAGTTGAACTCGGCGGTCAGTACCGGTTGTTGCCAGGAAGTGGGGACGAATGACTGCGCCGCGAGATTGTAGACCTCGTCCGGTTTGTATTCTTCGAGGATGGTAATCAACGAAAGTTGATCGAGCAGATCGGCCTGGGCTAACTCGATGCGACTGCGGATGTGATTGATGCGGTCGAACGACTCGTTCGAGGCGCGACGGACCATGCCGACAACCTCATAGCCTTTATCGAGCAGGAACTCGGCCAGGTACGATCCATCCTGACCGGTAATGCCGGTGATTAATGCACGCATGACATCCTCTCTTCCGTGAGGTTCGGTCGATCCCGGGTGCGGTGGTTCATTACGCACCGCCCCTCAACGGCGGCAATATAGACCCGCCCACATAGCGGGTCAAACATAAACAAAAGGGGATCCCCCGCGATCCCGGTTTGGACAGTTGTGGTGGTTGTCTTGTCATTTCGATGAGACCGGTTTATGGAACCATCCTGCGGCAGTATAGAATGTGATTTCCGCCTAATTGACAGTCCGCCCGGGAGATTCTATATTCTTGGATAATTACACCTATCCCATTGGACCGTTCCGGTCAATCACGATGCGGGAGGGCAGGTGGGGGAGGGGAGTTCT contains:
- a CDS encoding GDP-mannose 4,6-dehydratase; its protein translation is MSRSRPIGFITGIAGFAGSHLAELLLSKGFRVYGGLHPRERLDNIAHLKSDLELLRFDIQNTERCERAIDRIRPDYIWHLAAMASVWRSFETEQQVYRVNFEGTLNLLQAAKRDRRLKTFVFVSSADCYGIFKPKSLTLTEEQPLNPISPYALSKALAEQACRFYHTRYDLPVVIARSFAHCGPRQSADFVVAAFARQVALIEADRQQPVIRVGNLSPRRDMSDVRDIVDGYRRLALKGRPGRVYQLCSGKAVKIESILKQLLNLSQRSIKVRIDRERFRPVDVPVQRGNNERAVQEVGFVSRYTLKTTLKDTLDYWRDQVRGKHTG
- the gmd gene encoding GDP-mannose 4,6-dehydratase, with translation MRALITGITGQDGSYLAEFLLDKGYEVVGMVRRASNESFDRINHIRSRIELAQADLLDQLSLITILEEYKPDEVYNLAAQSFVPTSWQQPVLTAEFNSIGATRLLEAIRLVNRKTRFYQASSSEMFGRVRETPQNENTPFYPRSPYGVSKVYGHFITVNYRESYGIPASSGILFNHESPRRGLEFVTRKITDGVARIKLGLTENLALGNLDAQRDWGYAGDYVKAMWLMLQHNPAEDFVISTGRTHSVKQFVEAAFGRVDLDYHDYVVTDPRFVRPAEVDLLLGDASKARTVLGWEPEVSFKELVEMMVDADLERLAKTPSLCHDLVQSDS